One stretch of Dioscorea cayenensis subsp. rotundata cultivar TDr96_F1 unplaced genomic scaffold, TDr96_F1_v2_PseudoChromosome.rev07_lg8_w22 25.fasta BLBR01001164.1, whole genome shotgun sequence DNA includes these proteins:
- the LOC120255724 gene encoding uncharacterized protein LOC120255724 isoform X2 yields the protein MATAPPLETPSSDVFSLRIVYMDYYMAAPIPDLDFSKGSRVSFSYKNSWFHSCWSEGMHARPWVASNQEYRDTGFVHIFL from the exons ATGGCCACCGCGCCGCCGCTGGAAACTCCCAGCTCCGACGTATTCAGCCTCCGGATCGTGTATATGGATTACTACATGGCTGCCCCGATCCCTGATTTGGATTTCTC GAAGGGAAGTCGAGTAAGTTTCAGTTATAAGAATTCATGGTTCCACTCCTGCTGGTCAGAAGGGATGCATGCACGTCCATGGG TGGCTTCTAACCAAGAATACAGGGACACTGGGTTTGTTCATATTTTCTTGTAA